In a single window of the Cydia pomonella isolate Wapato2018A chromosome 2, ilCydPomo1, whole genome shotgun sequence genome:
- the LOC133534733 gene encoding uncharacterized protein LOC133534733: MMFRQTWVHADDRKYQLIFWRASPDEPLLIYELTTNTYGLKSSPFVAIRCLHQLANDEENRYPRASALLRNNSYVDDLNGGADTLEEAMSLRNELVSLMNTAGYGLRKWASNDVRLLDGLPVDHLETPHSFDPDMDGSSFIKVLGIQWDPKYDVFTYRLSLPDPGVITRRSILSLSARLYDPLGWVCPVVFRIKLLLQTLLGTFDNSRKVEWDAPVPEEVKQKWQEILSDLPNLRRVSIPRCLKFDNNATYSIHGFSDGSSLGFSAAVYLRSVNTDGTVLVRLLMAKSRLAPLRTKHTIPKKELNGAVLLATLINHLTSSLERDIRLSEVIAWCDSTIVLAWLKTPPHKLQVYEGNRVSQIITSKSAIIWRHVPSELNCADVASRGSTAKELLQHPLWWEPCWLRDTPDHWPGQCSDFPADMLPGIRTTSVNVCTLSVSDFDLMDRFSSFEKLIHVTAYLLRFIRHCKNKDNKCGNIHISVSERRDATTCLIRLVQDRHYKSETALLRENKQINNTLRRLNLFLDKNNLIRVGGRIDASGLPYNARHPILLPGKNRFTELLVTHYHKVYCHIGANSLESILSWTYWIVAARRVTRSVTFKCIACYKARPRSVQPFMADLPPDRVKCTRAFLGTATDFGGPFYIKSSSLRNAKIEKCFLCIFVCLSTKAVHLEVVSQLSVEAFVAALTRFVSRRGLPNLLRSDCGTNYTGTNKYLKELYSFLRQKQPEIDRECVKREIKWLFNAPSSPNHGGLFEAAIKSAKTHCRRVLGEARLTFEQLATFFSRVEAVMNSRPLCPLSSDPADLSVLTPGSFLIGEPLVALPEYPYTEVKESRLSQFQRIQKMTQHFWIRFKNEYLHTLQQRYKWTSHTEPPKLNDLVLIKEDNLVALNWRRGRIVRLLPAKDGIVRVVEVKTQNGVLLRPVSKLCRLPIED, encoded by the coding sequence ATGATGTTTCGACAAACATGGGTACATGCGGACGATCGGAAATATCAACTTATATTCTGGCGTGCGTCACCTGACGAGCCGCTGCTTATTTATGAATTAACGACAAACACTTACGGTTTAAAATCTAGTCCTTTTGTCGCTATCCGGTGTTTACATCAGTTGGCTAACGATGAGGAAAATAGATATCCTCGCGCATCGGCATTGCTACGTAATAATAGCTATGTAGACGATCTCAACGGCGGAGCCGACACGTTGGAGGAGGCGATGTCCTTACGGAATGAGCTGGTATCTCTTATGAATACGGCCGGCTACGGCCTTAGGAAATGGGCATCTAATGATGTCAGACTATTAGATGGGTTACCGGTAGATCACCTCGAAACTCCTCATTCGTTTGACCCTGACATGGACGGTTCTAGTTTCATCAAGGTTTTAGGGATCCAATGGGATCCAAAATATGACGTATTTACCTATCGACTTAGTCTACCGGATCCAGGAGTAATTACTCGGCGATCTATCTTATCTTTATCGGCGCGGCTTTATGACCCTTTGGGGTGGGTATGTCCGGTTGTATTTCGAATTAAATTACTATTGCAAACTCTTCTTGGTACCTTTGACAATTCACGCAAGGTCGAATGGGACGCTCCGGTACCAGAAGAGGTAAAACAAAAATGGCAAGAGATATTATCGGACTTACCTAATCTGCGAAGAGTATCAATACCTAGGTGTCTCAAGTTTGATAACAATGCTACATATTCAATTCACGGGTTTTCGGACGGCTCATCACTCGGTTTCTCAGCGGCGGTTTACTTACGATCGGTTAACACAGACGGGACGGTCCTCGTGCGGCTACTCATGGCGAAATCTCGATTAGCTCCATTGAGGACTAAGCACACAATTCCGAAGAAGGAATTAAATGGAGCGGTTTTATTGGCTACTCTTATTAACCATCTCACCTCCTCGTTAGAGCGTGATATAAGGTTAAGTGAAGTAATCGCTTGGTGTGACAGTACCATTGTTTTAGCGTGGTTAAAAACCCCGCCACACAAATTACAAGTATATGAAGGAAATCGAGTTTCACAAATAATAACCTCCAAATCAGCTATCATTTGGCGACATGTCCCAAGTGAATTAAATTGCGCGGATGTCGCGTCGCGCGGATCCACGGCGAAAGAATTGCTGCAGCACCCGCTATGGTGGGAGCCGTGTTGGCTGCGAGACACCCCTGACCATTGGCCTGGTCAGTGCTCGGATTTCCCGGCGGATATGCTACCCGGTATACGGACCACTTCGGTTAACGTTTGCACTTTATCGGTTTCGGATTTTGACTTAATGGATCGGTTTAGTTCATTTGAAAAGCTAATACACGTCACGGCTTATTTACTACGGTTTATTCGGCATTGCAAAAATAAGGATAATAAATGCGGTAATATTCATATATCAGTTTCGGAGCGCAGGGACGCTACTACATGTTTaatacggttagtacaagatcGGCATTATAAGTCAGAGACGGCCTTATTACGGGAAAATAAACAGATAAACAATACATTACGGCGGCTAAATCTGTTTTtagataaaaacaatttaattcgGGTCGGCGGTAGAATTGATGCGTCCGGACTACCATATAACGCGCGGCATCCAATTTTGTTACCGGGCAAAAATCGGTTTACGGAACTATTAGTTACTCATTATCACAAGGTATATTGCCACATCGGGGCAAACTCACTTGAATCTATTTTATCCTGGACATACTGGATAGTCGCCGCGCGGCGGGTAACGAGGAGTGTAACCTTCAAATGTATAGCGTGTTATAAAGCCCGGCCGCGATCGGTGCAACCTTTCATGGCGGACTTACCCCCCGATCGGGTAAAATGCACACGAGCATTTCTCGGCACGGCAACAGATTTCGGCGGtccattttacataaaatctaGTAGCCTTCGTAATGCAAAAATAGAGAAGTGTTTCCTTTGCATATTTGTTTGCCTAAGTACTAAGGCTGTCCACTTGGAAGTAGTTAGTCAATTGTCGGTTGAGGCCTTCGTTGCGGCGCTTACGCGTTTCGTATCTCGGCGTGGACTACCAAATTTATTGCGGTCAGATTGTGGTACAAATTATACGGGCACTAACAAATACTTAAAGGAACTGTACTCGTTCCTGCGGCAAAAACAACCTGAGATTGACCGGGAATGTGTTAAGCGCGAGATTAAGTGGCTCTTTAATGCACCGTCAAGTCCAAATCACGGCGGCTTATTCGAGGCGGCAATTAAGTCTGCAAAGACTCATTGTAGGCGTGTGCTTGGTGAAGCTCGTCTCACATTTGAACAACTGGCGACCTTTTTCTCCAGGGTTGAAGCGGTGATGAATTCACGACCATTATGCCCTCTAAGTTCGGATCCGGCTGATCTAAGTGTATTGACTCCAGGTAGTTTTTTGATAGGGGAACCTTTGGTAGCGCTCCCGGAATACCCGTATACGGAAGTTAAGGAATCCCGTTTATCTCAGTTCCAACGGATACAAAAGATGACCCAACATTTCTGGatacggtttaaaaatgagTATCTTCATACGCTTCAGCAACGCTATAAATGGACCTCTCATACGGAACCACCTAAATTAAACGATTTAGTATTGATAAAAGAAGATAATTTAGTCGCGCTTAATTGGAGGCGCGGACGTATAGTTCGGCTGCTGCCAGCTAAGGATGGAATCGTTCGCGTTGTTGAAGTTAAAACACAAAACGGTGTCTTATTAAGACCCGTTTCCAAACTCTGTAGGCTACCTATAGAAGATTAG
- the LOC133534735 gene encoding juvenile hormone esterase-like: protein MARFLMICVVEVFVLQIHGAADNTPVLQIPQGKLVGLEMKKGYWQYLGIPYGTVDERFQEAGPPPRWLGVFNASDTSVVCAQYHDRLRLPVGVENCLILNVYTPGQVSYKRLYPVMVFIHGGGYKTGSSSAYLYNPQPLVKKGVIVVTVNYRLGPFGFLCLRIKGAPGNAGLKDQVAALKWVSDNIKYFGGNPDLVTIFGESAGSASVSYLILSPAAKGLFRRAIMQSASALSPFALPNDSVERASLVAAKMGYNTKNPFDLLRIFKNSTKNDILIASASVTSTNLLSKYVFRPCVEKQGVNSKPFLAMNPQEILESGKYNKVSMIIGYNNKEGILYVTQLNKKVYKSLNANFAAVLPDNMYFSSIKERKDTANKIKTFYFGNDTINNISVNNLIDLISDVMFQYPSVAITEYFLNQNHLPIYNYYFKYDSYRNLAKILLGLKDLRGAAHGDELFYLFNPAIYWPLPLKGNDAKTVERMTSMWTNFAKFGNPTSLKSSALDIDWPASDDTNLRYIIIDQNLTMDSLPNPDRIDFWRKIYNETDLST, encoded by the exons ATGGCCCGATTCCTAATGATATGTGTAGTGGAAGTATTCGTGCTCCAAATACATGGTGCTGCGGATAACACGCCGGTGCTACAAATACCTCAGGGGAAACTGGTGGGGTTGGAGATGAAAAAGGGCTATTGGCAGTATTTGGGAATACCGTATGGCACGGTAGATGAGAGATTTCAG GAGGCAGGCCCTCCACCGCGCTGGCTGGGCGTATTCAACGCGTCTGACACCAGCGTCGTCTGTGCCCAATACCACGACCGTCTACGACTGCCCGTGGGTGTTGAAAACTGCCTGATCCTGAACGTGTACACGCCCGGCCAGGTCAGCTACAAGCGCCTTTACCCCGTCATGGTGTTCATTCACGGCGGCGGCTACAAGACTGGCAGCAGTAGCGCCTATCTCTACAACCCTCAACCGCTCGTCAAAAAAGGAGTTATTGTCGTAACTGTCAACTACCGTCTAGGCCCCTTCGGTTTTCTGTGCCTCAGAATTAAGGGTGCGCCAGGAAACGCCGGTTTGAAAGATCAAGTGGCTGCACTTAAGTGGGTCAGCgataatattaagtattttggCGGTAACCCAGACTTAGTCACTATTTTCGGTGAGAGTGCAGGGTCAGCATCAGTCAGCTATTTGATATTATCTCCCGCAGCTAAAGGCCTGTTCCGAAGAGCTATCATGCAAAGCGCCTCAGCTCTATCGCCTTTCGCTCTGCCAAATGACTCGGTAGAGCGAGCATCATTAGTTGCTGCCAAGATGGGCTACAACACGAAAAACCCGTTTGATCTATTAAGGATTTTCAAAAATTCCACGAAAAACGATATTTTAATTGCAAGTGCATCAGTCACATCTACTAATCTTCtgtcaaaatatgtatttagacCCTGCGTTGAAAAGCAGGGGGTTAATAGCAAACCATTCCTGGCCATGAATCCTCAAGAAATACTTGAATCGGGAAAGTACAATAAAGTATCTATGATTATTGGCTATAACAATAAGGAAGGCATACTATACGTGACACAACTAAACAAGAAAGTATATAAAAGTTTAAATGCTAACTTTGCTGCTGTTTTGCCTGACAACATGTATTTTTCAAGTATTAAAGAGAGAAAAGATACTGCAAACAAAATCAAGACATTTTACTTCGGAAATGAtactattaataatatttccgTGAATAATTTAATAGATCTAATAtctgacgtaatgttccaataCCCATCAGTAGCTATAACCGAGTACTTCTTGAATCAGAATCACTTGCCTATCTACAATTATTACTTCAAGTACGACTCTTACAGAAACTTGGCGAAGATCTTGTTGGGCCTGAAGGATCTGAGGGGGGCGGCCCATGGTGACGAGCTGTTCTATTTGTTCAATCCGGCCATTTATTGGCCTTTGCCTTTGAAAGGAAATGACGCAAAAACTGTTGAAAGAATGACTAGTATGTGGACTAATTTTGCGAAGTTCGG AAACCCTACTTCGTTGAAATCTTCGGCACTGGACATAGATTGGCCAGCTAGCGACGATACTAATCTGAGATATATCATAATAGACCAGAATCTTACTATGGACTCTTTGCCGAATCCAGACCGCATTGATTTCTGGAGGAAAATCTACAATGAAACagatttaagtacctaa